ATGCGCATCAGAGCGTCAACGGTCTTGGGCGTCGGGTCGAGGATGTCGATCAACCGCTTGTGCGTCCGCATCTCGAAGTGCTCCCGCGAGTCCTTGTACTTATGCGGAGACCGAATGACGCAGTACACGTTCTTTTCGGTCGGCAGCGGCACCGGTCCGACCACACTGGCGCCCGTCCGGGTGACCGTCTCGACGATCTTGCGCGCCGAGGCGTCAATCGCCTCGTGGTCGTAGGCCTTGAGCCTGATGCGGATCTTCTGTCCCGCCACGCTTCTCCTACCTCACTGTCAGTGACTGGATCCCATGTCAGGACCCAGTCGGGTTCAACCGTCGCACCCTGGCGCAGACTTCGCGCTCGCGTGCCGCCGCTCTTTACCTGTCTCTGGTTCACCGGCCCCCGCGGTCGGGCGTGTCGCCTTACGCTTTCCCGCCCGCGACAATGAATTCACTGATCGCGATCGAGAATGGGGCCGGACGCGTCCGTGCGGACGCAGGCCGTATGCCTCGCGCCGGTGGGCCACAGAGGGCACCAATCCGGCTCAAGGCAACCCGAACAGTATGCCCTAGATCCCAGCCTGTTCCAAATCCCTGCCCGAACCCGGCACCCAGCCGACCTTACTCCCCAGTAAGATACTGCCATGACGAGTCCCACCAGCACCTACCGGATGTGGCAGCGTCTGTCACCGCGGCCCGCGGGCAGGCTCCTGTTCTCCGCCGCGGCCATGGCTCGGGTCCCCTATTTCGCCTCGGTGCTGCCACGCATCGACCGCATGGAGCCGGGATGCGCGCAGGTGTCCGTGCCGAAGTGGTTCTTCGTCCACAACCACCTGCACACTGTGCACGCGATCGCCTCGTGCAACGCCGCCGAGATCGCGATGGGCATGCTCATGGAGGCCACGGTGCCCACGACCCATCGGTGGATCCCCAAGGGCATGACGGTCGCCTACCTCGCCAAGGCCACCACCTCACTGCGGGCGACCGCGCGACTGGATCCGCCGGACTTCGACGCCATCACCGAGGGCGTCGAGGTGGTGGTACCGGTGAGCATCGCCGATCGCAGTGGCCAGGAGGTCGTGCGCGCCGAGATCACGACCTGGGTCACGCCGCGCTGACTCGTCGTCTAATTCTGGGCCCAGAAGTCGCACTGATGCTCGTCGCGAAATGAGGTGAAAGCCTCGCTTCCGCCAAGCTTCAGCGACATCCACGCCGGGTCGGTGCCAAAGGCCTGCCAATCGCCGCCGGGCTCACCCGTGCGGACGAACTCGGTCCAGAACGCGATCATCTCGTCGGACAGGCGCTGTTGCTCGGCGTTGAGCGCGGGCGCGCCACCGACGTCGAACAGGTAGCGCAGTTCGAGCGAGTGGCTCGCTCCGACCGGGAACGGCACCTCGCGAAGTGGTGGCGGCGTCGGCGCGGTCCGGTCGTTGAATTCGTAGGCGTAGACCGGGGAATGGGGTGCGATCGCCGCGCCCATCCGGTCCGCCGGACACGCGAAGACGCCGTCGGTGACCGCGGCCGAATACGCCAGTTCGACGCTCCCGCCGTACCGCTCGAGCGGGTAATGCTGCGCGACGCTGACCGCGTCCGCGCCGAAGGTCTCGGACAGTTCCTCCGGGTACTCGGCGGCGGTCGGCGCATGGCCGGACCGCAGGAACTTCAGTGCGGCGAACAGGGTGAACTCGTCGCGCGTGGTCCCGATCAGGATCGGCACGCGCGACGCCGACGTCGCGTCGAGGACGGCGGCCGGATCGGTGGGCAGTTCCGGCGTGCCCGTCACGGGCCCGCTGAGGCCGTCGTCCCCGATGGAGAAGAAGGAGGGCGAGCGCTCCAGCGCGGTGGCCGGAAGACCGCGCAGACAGGCCGCGGCTGTGGCCGGGTCGCCACAGCCCACCTCACGCGCATAGCGCAGACTCACCTCGCGCGCCTCGGACAGGTTGGCCTGGGCCTGACACGGCCCGCTCTGCAGGATCGCGGCCCGGAACAGGCCGGCGGACTCGCGCGCGACCAGGTGGTCGCACACCGACATCGCGCCCGCGCTCTGCCCCGCGATGGTCACCTTCGCCGGATCGCCGCCGAACCGCGAGATGTTGTCGCGCACCCAATGCAGGGCGGCCTGCTGGTCGAGCAGGCCGTAGTTGCCGTGCCCGAGCGACGGATGTGCGAGGAACCCGAGTGCGCCGAGTCGGTAGTTGATGGTCACGACGACGATGTCGCCCTTCTCCACCAGCCATGACGCGTCGTACATGTCGCCGCTGCCGTTGGCGAAGCCGCCGCCGTGGATCCACACCATGACGGGGCGGCCCTGCGCTCCGCGGGGGCTCCACACGTTCACCGACAGACAGTCCTCGGAGTCCCGTCTGCCCGTGCCCGGGTCCAGGGCGGTGTCTTGGATGCAGCGCGGGCCGGGGTCGCTGGCATCGCGCAACTCGGTCCACGGCGCTGCCGGTTGCGGCGGCGCCCACCGCAGGTTCCCGACAGGCGGGGCGGCGTACGGGATGCCGCGGAACAGCAGGTGCCCCGGCGCCACGAGTCCCCGCACGGGCCCTGACGCGGTGTGCACGAGCCCGGAGTCCAGACCGGGATCGGCCCCCTGCCGCTCGGCCCTGGTGCTGGTGCTGGTGCCGCAGCCGGCCATCACGACGACGGCCATCAGGGCCGCGGCGAGCACGGCCACCACGTGGGCGAACGGTCGCCTGGGCACAGCTGCCGAGCTTACCGACGTCAAGCCGGGGCCACCTTCCTCACACGCTCGCGGGACCATCCCCTACAGTGCTCTTGACACCCGTCAAGTTTCATTCCAAGTGAGGTTCCCAACATGAGCACCCAGGTCACCCATGACGCCGCCAAGGTGCTGGCCGAGCCGAGAGCCTATGCCGACGAGCAGCGGCTGTACGCCGCTCTGGCCCAGCTGCGCAAGGAGACGCCGGTGGCCTACGTCGACGTGCCCGGCTACTACCCCTTCTGGGCGATCACCAAGCACGCCGACGTCATGGCGATCGAGCGCGACAACGAGCTCTTCATCAACGCTCCGCGGCCGATGCTGATCACCAAGGAGAAGGATGATGTCGCCAAGGCCAACCTGGCCGCCGGCGGTGGCATCCGCACCCTGATCCACATGGACGACCCGCTGCACCGCGACATCCGCAAGATCGGTGCCGACTGGTTCCGCCCGAAGGCGATGCGTGCGCTCAAGGAGCGCGTCGACGAGCTGGCCAAGGTTTACGTGGACAAGCTGGTCGAGAAGGGTCCGGAGTGCGACTTCGTTCAGGAGGTCGCGGTCAACTACCCGCTGTACGTGATCCTGTCGCTGCTGGGCCTGCCGGAGTCGGACTTCGACCGGATGCTCAAGCTGACGCAGGAGATGTTCGGCAACGACGACGAGGAGTTGGGCCGAGGCGGGAAGTCCGCGGAGGAGCTCAGCGCGGTCATCCTCGACTTCTTCAACTACTTCACCCAGCTGACCGCCGACCGTCGGGCGAACCCCACTGATGACTTGGCGTCGGCCATCGCCAACGCGAAGCTCGACGGCGAGTACCTCAATGACGTCGACTGCCTGTCGTACTACGTGATCGTCGCCAGCGCCGGCCACGACACCACCAGCGCCGCGATCTCGGGCGGCCTGATGGCTCTGGCCGAGAACCCGGATCAGCTGGCGCGCCTCAAGGCCGACATGAGCCTGATGCCGCTGGCCACCGAGGAGATCATCCGCTGGTCCGCTCCGGTCAAGGAGTTCATGCGCACCGCCACGGCCGACACCGAGGTGCGCGGCGTGCCGATCAAGGAGGGCGAGTCGGTTCTGCTGTCCTACGTCTCGGCCAACCGCGACGAGGACATCTTCGAGAATCCGCACAGGTTCGACGTCGGCCGCGACCCGAACAAGCACCTGTCGTTCGGCTACGGCGTGCACTTCTGCCTGGGCGCCGCCCTGGCGCGGATGGAGATCAACAGCTTCTTCACCGAGCTGATCCCGCGCCTGGACTCGATCGAGCTGGCCGGGGATCCGCGGTTCATGGCGACGACGTTCGTCGGCGGACTCAAGCACCTCCCGATCCGCTACTCGGTGCGCTGAGCGACGGTGTGACGCGGGTCGGCCCCGCAGCCTCTCCGTAACCCCGATCACATACACTGCGCTTGACACCCGTCAAGCGCAGTGTCTGTTTGAGGAGCGTGAGGAGTCCCGTGGGCACACCGACCATGAACCAGGAATCGCAGGACGCCGCCAAGGCCCTCGCGGATCCGACGGCCTACGCTGATGACGACCGCCTGCACAGTGCGCTCGCCCATCTGCGGGCGAACGATCCGGTCGCCTTGGTGGATCAGTGGCCGTACCGCCCGTTCTGGGCGATCACCAAGCACGCCGACATCATGGCCATCGAGCGCGCCAACGACCTGTTTCTGTCCGAACCGCGCCCACTTCTGGTCACCGCCGACGCCGACGATCTCGCCAAGGCCCAACTCGAGGCCGGCATCGGCCTGCGCACGCTGATCCACATGGACGATCCGCACCATCGCGACATCCGCAAGATCGGCGCCGACTGGTTCCGCCCGAAAGCCATGCGCGACCTGAAGATTCGCGTTGACGAACTTGCCAAGCGCTACGTCGACCGGATGCGCGACATCGGCCCGGAATGCGACTTCGTCACCGAGATCGCGGTGAACTTCCCGCTGTACGTGATTCTGTCGCTGCTCGGCCTGCCCGAAGACGACTTCGGCCGCATGCACATGCTGACGCAGGAGATGTTCGGCGGCGATGACGACGAGTACAAGCGCGGCACCACGCCCGAGGAACAGTTGGCCGTCCTGACCGACTTCTTCAACTACTTCGCGGCGCTGACCGCGTCGCGGCGGGCGAACCCGACCGAGGATCTGGCGTCGGCGATTGCCAACGGCCTGATCGACGGCGCACCGATGTCGGACATGGACACGTTGTCCTACTACGTCATCGTCGCCAGCGCCGGCCACGACACCACCAAGGACGCGATCTCCGGCGGACTTCACGCTCTCATCACCAATCCCGCTGAATTGGCCCGCCTGCAGGGCGATCTGGACCTGATGCCGACCGCGGTCGAGGAGATGATCCGCTGGTCCACCCCGGTCAAGGAGTTCATGCGCACGGCGGCCGAGGACACAGTCGTCCGCGGTGTGCCGATCGCCAAGGGCGAGTCGGTCTACCTCGCCTACGTCTCGGGCAACCGCGACGAGGAGGTCTTCGAGGATCCCTTCCGATTCGACGTCGGTCGAGATCCCAACAAACACTTGTCCTTCGGTTACGGCGTGCACTTCTGTCTGGGGGCGGCACTGGCTCGGATGGAGATCAACAGTCTGTTCACCGAACTGCTGCCCCGGCTGGAGTCGATCGAACTGGCGGGGCGCCCGGAACTGTCGGCTACGACGTTCGTCGGCGGCCTCAAGCATCTGCCGATCCGCTATTCACTGCGGTAATTCCGATCCACGGACCTTCATCCGCGGGGACGAAAGTCCTCTCTTTCGCAAAAGCCTTCCCCGGCCGACAGCCATGGCCGAGACTATTACTGACACCTGTCAGATTTCTGACGGGACGGATCGCGAGGAGTTCGACCTTGAGCACGCCGACGACAGCCCGCCAAGCCAGTGAACAGGGACGGGCACTGGCGGACCCCACCGCCTACGCCGACAACGACCGCCTGCACGCCGCGTTGACCTGGCTTCGCGCCAACGAGCCGGTCACCTGGGTGGACAACCCGCCATACCGCCCGTTCTGGGGTGTCACCAAGCACACCGACATCATGGACATCGAGCGCGACAACGAACTCTGGATCAGCGAACCGCGCCCGCTTCTGCTGCCGGCCGAAGCCGAGGACGTGATCAAGCGGGATCAGGAGGCCGGCATCGGCCTGCGCACGCTGATCCACATGGATGACCCGCACCATCGCGACATCCGCAAGATCGGCGCCGACTGGTTCCGCCCCAAGGCGATGCGCGACCTCAAAGTCCGCGTCGATGAGTTGGCCAAGCGCTACGTCGACCGGATGGCCGAGATCGGACCCGAGTGCGACTTCGTCACCGAGATCGCGATCAACTTCCCGCTGTATGTGATCCTGTCGCTGCTCGGTCTGCCCGAGGAGGACTTCCCGCGCATGCTCAAGCTGACGCAGGAGATGTTCGGCGGCGAGGACGCCGAACATAAGCGGGGTGAGGGCACCACCGAAGACCTGATGGCGGTGCTGCTGGACTTCTTCAACTACTTCTCGGCCCTGACCGCATCACGGCGCGCGAACCCGACCGACGACCTGGCGTCGGCCATCGCCAACGGCACCATCAACGGCGAACTGATGTCCGACATGGACACCTTGTCCTATTACGTCATCGTCGCAAGCGCCGGCCACGACACCACCAAGGACGCCATCTCGGGCGGGATGTGCGCGCTCGTCGAGAACCAGGATCAGCTCGCCCGCCTCAAGAACGATATGAGCCTGATGCCGCTGGCGGTCGAGGAGATGATCCGCTGGTCGACGCCGGTCAAGGAGTTCATGCGAACCGCGACGGCCGACACCGAGGTCCGCGGCGTGCCGATCGCCAAGGGTGAGGCCGTGTACCTCTCCTACGTCTCGGCCAACCGCGACGAGGAGATCTTCGAGAATCCGTTCGCGTTCGACGTCGGGCGCGATCCCAACAAGCACCTGTCCTTCGGCTACGGCGTGCACTTCTGCCTGGGCGCGGCCCTGGCCCGCATGGAGATGAACAGCCTGTTCACCGAACTCGTGCCGCGACTGGAGTCCATCGAACTCACGGGTGAGCCCGAGTACTCCCAGACGATCTTCGTCGGTGGGCTCAAACACCTTCCGATTCGGTACTCGCTGCGCTGATCTCGGCGGAGGGCTTTTTGCCGTACACGTGCAGGAAACCCTCAACCGAAGCCCGCACGGTCTCCCGGTAGTCGGCATCGACCAGGGTGCTCAGCTTCGCGGTCACCAGCGGTCCGAGCAGCAGCATCATGGCCGTCGCACGGTCGAACTCGACAAGTTCGGCAGCCGCCTGCGGGCTGTCGAAGATCGCATCAAACGGGGCGGCGTACTGCTGGGCGATCCGTTCGCGCAGCGTGCGCACCTCGGGACTGTCGCCGGCCTCGGGCATCTGATCCAGGTCACGCCCGAGCGCCAGCCAGTTCATCGCCGTCAGCAGTGCGGGCGCCTCGGCGATGTGCTCGGCCCATGCCTCCATCAGGCCGATCAGCCGATCCCGCAACGTGCCGTCCTCGGGAGGCATCGGCGCGGGCGGAATCAGGCTCTGGAAGGCCGCGGCCAACAGGTCGGTACCGCTGGGGAAATGCCGGTACAGCGTCGCCCTGGCCACATTGGCCCCGCGCAGCACCGCGTCGACGGTGACCGCGTTGGGGCCGCCCGTCCGCAGCAGCGTCGTAGCCGCCTCGAGGAGGCGCGCGCGCGAACGCGCGGGCCGCGGGTCGGTGCGCCCTTCAGTCATGACTCCCCTCCCTGACCCCATCGGGGACGACTGCCGCGCACGAGACTGTTAGTCTCGAAAGTATCCAGCATGCCGAGGGAAGGCGTTGCCATGGGAGTGGTCACCTCCACTCAGCCCGATCAGGATACCGAGGCGCGGCCGGCAGCCATGTCCACGCGGGCCCGGGTGTGGACGGTGATTCTGGCCTGCTTCGGATTGTCGCTGGTGATGTCGTCCATGGTGGCGCTCAACACCGCCCTCGGCGACATCGCCGTCGAGACGGGCGCCAGCCAGACCCAGCTGACGTGGATCGTCGACAGTTACACCCTGGTGCTGGCCTGTCTGCTTCTGCCCGCCGGAGCCCTCGGCGACCGGTTCGGCCGCCGCGGGGCGCTGATCGTGGGTCTCGTGGTCTTCTCGCTCGCGTCGGTGGCCCCACTGATCTGGATGACGGCAGACACCCTGATCATGGCGCGGGCCGCCGCCGGCGTCGGCGCGGCCTTCGTCATGCCCGCCACGCTGTCGCTCATCACGACCGCCTATCCGCGCGACGAACGGGCGAAAGCGGTGGGGATCTGGGCGGGCGTCTCCGGCGCGGGCGGCATGATCGGCATGCTCGGTTCGGGAGTGCTGCTGCGCTACTGGGAGTGGCCGTCGATCTTCTGGGCCTTCGCACTCTGCGCGGCTGCCCTCGTGCCCCTCACGCTCACGATGCCGAACTCCCGCGACGACGATCCGAAACCGCTGGACTGGATCGGTTCGATGTTGATCGGTGCGGCCGTGGCCGCATTCGTCCTCGGCATCCTCGAGGCGCCGATCCGCGGATGGAGTGATCCGGTGGTGTATGGCTGCCTCGTGGCGGGCGCGCTGCTGGCCGGCCTCTTCGCCCTCGTCGAACTGCGCCGGCGCCATCCCCTCCTCGATGTCCGACTGTTCGCCGACACTCAGTTCGCGACGGGCGCGGCCTCGGTGACCGTGTTGTTCCTGGCGCTGTTCGGGTTCTTCTTCGTGATCATCCAGCACGTCCAGCTCATCATGGGATACAGCGCCCTGATGACGGCCTTTGCGATCTCGCCGCTCTCCGTACCGATGCTGGCGCTGTCCGCGACGTCGTTCTGGTTCGTGCCGAAGCTGGGGCTGCGCCTCGTCGTCTTCCTCGGGCTGATGCTCATCTCAGTGGGCTACCTGATGCTGCGCATCCTCGAAACCGACTCCCCCTATTGGCATCTGGCCGTACCGATGCTCGTGCTCAGCTGCGGCATCGGCCTGTGCGTGGCGCCGACCACGTCGGCCATCATGACCTCGGTGCCCGACGCAAAGCAGGGCGTTGCCTCGGCGGTCAACGATGCGACCCGCGAGATCGGCGCGGCCCTGGGCATCGCACTGGCCGGTTCCATGCTCGCGTCGCAGTACACCAGATCCGTTGCGCCGGAGTTGAACACCTTCCCTGAACAGATTCAGGAGGCAGCAGGACGGTCCCTGGGCGAGGCGATGGGCGCCGCCGAGCGCCTCGGACCGCAGGGCCAGGTGCTGCTGGATCTGAGCCGGGCGGCGTTCGTCGACGGCGTCCACGCGTCACTGACGGCACTGGCGATCCTCATCGCGGTGACCGCCGTGCTCATCGGACTGTGGGCACCGGGACGCGACGGGCGGCAGTTGGCGTTCGTTCGAAGGTTCCGGGCGCGCAGGCTCACGCGCCAGGACTGACAAACCCTGCCGCCCGGTGGGCCAGCATCACCGTGGTGGCGTGCGGGCCGCGACTGAGCGCCGACGGCAGGACGGAACCGTCGATCACCCACAACCCCTCGACTCCGCGCACCCGACACTGCTCGTCGAGCACGGCGCGCGGATCGTCGGCGCGACCCATCGGCGCACTGCCACCCAGGTGCTGCGAGGTGGACCAGGAATGCTCACCGACTTCGGCTGCCGTGCCGATGATTTCGCGGACCACCTCGGTGCCGTATTCGAGCCGCTTGATGTCGTCCGCGACCCGGTCGTAGCGGTGTTCGATCTCAGGTGGCGTCGTGGGGTCCGCGGACACCAGGGCCACGCTCGCATACGACTGGGGCTTCATCAGCGCCACGCCGAGATGCGGCCAGTCCGGGTGGTCGGCCCCGACGCCACCGACCATCGCCACGAAACCACCTGTGTAGGGCCGGATCTCGAGATCATCGGCGATGCTGAGGACCACCTCTAGCACTGGGCGGCCGGGTTCCACCGACCAGTTCGTGGGCAGCACCCACTCGGGGTGGTCGACGCAGTGCATCCCGACCGGAAGCGGTTGCACCACGGGCACCCCCGCACGGCGCAGCGCCGGCTCCGGTCCGATGCCCGAGAGCATCAGCAGATGCGCGGTACCGATGGCGCCACTGCTCAACACAATCCGGTCGGCCGTCAGCGTCGTCACGCCGTCGGGGCCCTCTGGGCCGTGGGGCCTGGTGACGTCCACGCCCACCGCGCGTCCCCGGTGGAACCGGATCCGCAGAACACGGGCGCGGGTGAGCACCGACAGGTTCGGCCGCCTCATCGCGGGCACCAGGAATGCCGCACCCGGACCCATTCGCCTGCCCTCGACGATGTTCAGGGGTACGCGTCCCACCCCTGAGGGCAGTGCTCCGCTCTCGACGCCGTTGAGGTCCGGCAGCCACGCGACCCCGGCACGCTCGCAGGCTTCGAGGAAAAGTGCTGTGGCCCCGACGTATTCGGAGGTCCGCTGGACGTGGATGGGCCCGCTGTCGCCGTGCAGTGGTCCGTCGAAGTCCAGATCGGTCTCGACGGCGCGGTAGTGCGCGAGCACCGTGGGCCAGTCCCACCCGGGCAGGTCCCACGCGGCGATGTCGGCGGGCACCGCGCGGCAGAAGTAGCCGCCGTTCACGGCCCCCGACCCACCGACGGTGCGACCGCGCACCAAGTGGGCGGTCCGGGGCGGATCCTGCGTCAGCACCGACGCGTAGCGGGTCACCAGTTCGCTGTCCGAACCGATGGGCAGCAGCGTGCCGCTGTCGGTGAGCGCCTGCACTCCAGGTTCGGCGGGTCCGGGGCCGGTCTCCACCACGGTCACGGAGCACTGTGGATCTGACGAAAGTCGCTCCGCGAGCACCGATCCGGCGCTTCCCGCACCGACGATCAGAACATCGCTGTGTGCGGAGGCTATGGCCTTCACGCCTTGATCTGCGGCTTGAGCGGTGTCACGGTGCGCTCCTGCACCGCACCACACCACAGTCCCGCGCCATAGGCCAGGTCGTCGAGTCGCTTCATCAGCACATACGACACCAGGCCCAGGGGCCTGGTGTCGTCGCTGACGTGCTGGCGCCGGTTCAGCCAGTCGACGGCACCGTCGATGATCGCGGCGGCCAGCACGGCCCGACGGCACCGCTGCGACACCACCGCGAGGACCAGCGACACCGGCCAGTAGTGCCTGCAGACCGCCGCGGCCAACTGCATGGCTGCGGCCCCCAGTCCACTGGCCGCCACGTAGGCCACGTCGCGGGGGTTGGTCTCGGGTCCGCGCAGCCCGCGAGAGATGCGGCGACCCGTGACCGCCGCGGCGCCCAGCGAGGCCAGCACACCCACGCGCGATCCCAGCCCGAGCAGCACCCAGGCCAGCAGCATCCACCCCGAGATCACCATCGGGGCGGTCTTGTCCGGGTGCCTGCTGGACAGCGGGGCAGCGGAACCTCCGTAGAATGCCTTGCGCACCAACCAATCTCGGACGTCGGTGCGGTGATCGTGGGCGACTTGGGCGATGGGTTCGTAGCGCAGTCTGGCCCCCGACTCCACCAGGCGCCAGCACAGGTCGACATCCTCGCCCGACAGCAGGGCCTCGTCGAAGCCGCCGAGATCGAGCACCGCGGCGCGCCGGCAGATGATCGCGGCACTGGGGACATAGGACACCGTCCCGTACGGCAGCACGGGCGCCTCCCGGTGCCCGAGGTCCAGTGACGACCGGACCGCCTCGTAGCGGGCCACCAGGTTCTCCTCGGCGTTCAGGCCGACGATGCGCGGCGCCACCAACGCCACGGTCGGGTCGCAGAAATGGCCGAGCAGTGCTTCGAGCCACCCCCGCCGGGGGACCACATCGGAGTCCAGGAACGCCACGAAGTCCGTCGAGCAGGCCAGCAGCCCCGTGTTGCGGGCCGCCGCGGGTCCGCGGTTTGCGGGGTGCCGAAGCACCGAGACGTCGCAGTGCGCGCCCGCGACGTCGGCCGTGCTGATCGGTGTCGCCGAGCCGTCGTCGACCACGACGACCCGCAGCCCGCGCAGCGCCCCGAGCAGCCGGGTGAGTCCGGTTATGTTGTCCCGCACCGGAATGACGACCGTCACGTCGCGGTGCGAGGGACCGGTGGCCGGGCGGGGATGGGCCACGGTCGCGTCGAGCAGGGTCCGGGCCAACTGGGCGCTGACGGCGTCCCGCACCTCGAGGCGGCCGCCGTCGAGCATGTCCTGCGCCGCGGGCGCCAGCCTCAGCAGTCGGGTCGGCGTGCCGCCGAGCAGGGCCGAGCCCTCCCCGAGCACCCGCACCCGGCGGTCGACCTGCACCGCGAATCCGTTGGGCAGTCGGGGCGGGGTCATATCAGCATCCCGTCGTCCCGCGGGGTCCACCGGCGCAGCCGCTGCGCACAGTCGGCGACCATCTCGGCGAAGAGTCGCCTGCCCTCTTCCGCGGTTGCTGTGGTCGGGTCCCCCAAGATTCCCACCTCACTCACTGCGGCCACTCCCCCACGGCGCATGCTGGGCATCAGGTCTACCAGCGGTGCGCAGTTGCCCGGGCGGGAATGCTCGAATCTCACCTCGGACGGCGAAATATGTAGTAATACAGACGTTTCTGTGTGCCCCGCGTGCGCGTCGCCACCGCGGACCGTGCATGACGACCAGGCGGCGTCGCGACCCTCTGAC
The DNA window shown above is from Mycolicibacterium confluentis and carries:
- the mftF gene encoding mycofactocin biosynthesis glycosyltransferase MftF (Members of this protein family, MftF, are glycosyltransferases, members of PF00535 (glycosyl transferase family 2). The encoding gene is found as part of the mycofactocin cassette, in Mycobacterium tuberculosis, many other Actinobacteria, and occasional members of other lineages. Mycofactocin itself, a putative redox carrier, is a heavily modified derivative of the C-terminal Val-Tyr dipeptide of the mycofactocin precursor MftA (TIGR03969).), with the translated sequence MTPPRLPNGFAVQVDRRVRVLGEGSALLGGTPTRLLRLAPAAQDMLDGGRLEVRDAVSAQLARTLLDATVAHPRPATGPSHRDVTVVIPVRDNITGLTRLLGALRGLRVVVVDDGSATPISTADVAGAHCDVSVLRHPANRGPAAARNTGLLACSTDFVAFLDSDVVPRRGWLEALLGHFCDPTVALVAPRIVGLNAEENLVARYEAVRSSLDLGHREAPVLPYGTVSYVPSAAIICRRAAVLDLGGFDEALLSGEDVDLCWRLVESGARLRYEPIAQVAHDHRTDVRDWLVRKAFYGGSAAPLSSRHPDKTAPMVISGWMLLAWVLLGLGSRVGVLASLGAAAVTGRRISRGLRGPETNPRDVAYVAASGLGAAAMQLAAAVCRHYWPVSLVLAVVSQRCRRAVLAAAIIDGAVDWLNRRQHVSDDTRPLGLVSYVLMKRLDDLAYGAGLWCGAVQERTVTPLKPQIKA